One segment of Macrotis lagotis isolate mMagLag1 chromosome 1, bilby.v1.9.chrom.fasta, whole genome shotgun sequence DNA contains the following:
- the LOC141495916 gene encoding uncharacterized protein LOC141495916, whose amino-acid sequence MSHSSETQSSGSQQNSHPECIMLPLPLQCVQLEDLVDDLRQPNLLPVYPSQNSIGDTTDENSTDHRDNHCHHHHGNDVYSNGSDKLQEQRRHPHCCHLSKLQSKFLLSHRIAEEQHGKFREGKQKIGVPKDREARCQWKEPVALFSGSVFHESTPLSLASQSESSRCIPSSAEGFPVASLSSVHFDQGKWEDLQGALMCPDLPPAYQTEDSGSDTSEESSTDHRNNHFCCHNASVYSNDVSSNDCEKLQERERHLCWQLQNMPSKFLLSRRIAEEQCAKFRERKLKMIRVPKDCESISQWKEPVALFSGSVLLNAEPLSISGDTESSAPKGSSSEGFPVSSLSSAHFCPGQLEDLKDALWQPNLLPIYENEDSTVDTANESRANHYHHHHAKDVYNDSDELQELRRHPHCWHLPNMQSKFLLSQRTAEEQYGKFREGKQKKIRVPKDCEARCQWKEPMSHFSESVLLDDEPRSVSEISRPIRSSSESFPVPALSSAHFHPGQLGDLKDALRQPNLLSAYQTENSTVGTTDENSTDHRDNHCCHHHANVCSNGCEKLQEQRHPQCWQLQNKQSILHNHRIAEEQCGKFREGKLKKIRVPKDCEARCQCKEPAALFSDPVLLHAEPTSISGDTDSSAPKGSTSEGFPVPSLTSAHFCPGQLEDLEDALRSPHLPPDYLTENRKVYSSYDIYGEASDGSKEKLNNITDRKENQILNPHGYNVYKNGYVNFQERRGCICCCHLHNMQDKFQLGHGNAEEQCGKMIEGKQKIGVSKDHEVRCHWKEPVALFSGSVFHDAEPRSMSGDSERNEPKGTCAGPSLSSAHFHPGQLEDLEEAFKCLDLPSGYQTDDSRVHSSDDMDDGASDGSKGDLVNRDHNDNPNSHSHASDVYSKGYVKLPERIPTSCYHLYDTPTNFQHIHRKAVTRNGKGVEGKKKKKKKKKKVVGMI is encoded by the coding sequence ATGTCACATTCCAGTGAAACACAAAGTAGTGGAAGCCAACAGAATTCTCATCCAGAATGCATCATGCTTCCTTTACCACTCCAGTGTGTCCAACTGGAAGACTTGGTAGATGACCTTAGGCAGCCTAACCTCCTACCTGTCTACCCTTCTCAAAACAGCATTGGTGACACCACTGATGAGAACAGCACTGATCACAGGGACAATCACTGCCACCATCATCATGGCAATGATGTCTACAGCAATGGCTCTGATAAACTCCAAGAACAAAGGAGGCACCCTCATTGCTGTCACCTTTCAAAATTGCAATCTAAATTTCTGCTCAGTCATAGAATTGCTGAAGAGCAACATGGAAAATTTAGAGAAGGGAAGCAGAAGATTGGAGTGCCCAAAGACCGTGAAGCAAGATGTCAATGGAAAGAGCCAGTGGCATTATTTTCAGGTTCTGTTTTCCATGAATCTACACCTTTGTCATTAGCAAGTCAGTCAGAGAGCAGTAGATGTATCCCGAGTTCTGCTGAAGGCTTCCCTGTGGCTTCTTTGTCATCAGTCCACTTTGACCAGGGAAAATGGGAAGACTTGCAAGGGGCCCTTATGTGTCCTGACCTGCCTCCTGCCTACCAGACTGAAGACAGTGGAAGTGACACTTCTGAAGAGAGCAGCACTGATCATAGGAACAATCACTTCTGCTGCCATAATGCCAGTGTTTATAGCAATGATGTCTCCAGCAATGACTGTGAGAAACTTCAAGAACGAGAAAGGCACCTTTGCTGGCAACTTCAAAACATGCCATCTAAATTTCTGCTCAGCCGCAGAATTGCTGAAGAGCAATGTGCAAAATTTAGAGAAAGGAAGCTGAAGATGATCAGAGTGCCCAAAGACTGTGAATCAATAAGTCAATGGAAAGAGCCTGTGGCACTATTTTCAGGATCTGTTTTGCTTAATGCTGAACCCTTATCAATATCAGGTGATACAGAGAGCAGTGCACCTAAAGGGAGCTCTTCTGAAGGCTTCCCTGTGTCTTCTTTGTCATCAGCCCACTTTTGCCCAGGACAATTGGAAGACTTGAAAGATGCCCTTTGGCAGCCTAACCTCCTACCTATCTACGAGAATGAAGACAGTACAGTTGACACTGCTAATGAGAGCAGGGCTAatcactaccaccatcatcatgCCAAAGATGTCTACAATGACTCAGATGAACTCCAAGAACTAAGAAGGCACCCTCATTGCTGGCACCTTCCAAACATGCAATCTAAATTTCTGCTCAGTCAAAGAACtgctgaagagcaatatggaaaatTTAGAGAGGGGAAACAGAAGAAGATAAGAGTTCCCAAAGACTGTGAAGCAAGATGTCAATGGAAAGAACCAATGTCACATTTTTCAGAATCTGTTTTGCTTGATGATGAACCCAGGTCAGTATCAGAGATCAGTAGACCTATAAGGAGCTCTTCTGAAAGCTTCCCTGTGCCTGCTTTGTCATCAGCCCACTTTCACCCAGGACAATTGGGAGACCTGAAAGATGCCCTTAGACAACCTAACCTCCTATCTGCCTACCAGACAGAAAACAGTACAGTTGGCACTACTGATGAGAACAGCACTGATCACAGGGACAATCACTGCTGTCATCATCATGCCAATGTCTGTAGCAATGGCTGTGAGAAACTCCAAGAACAAAGGCACCCTCAATGCTGGCAGCTTCAAAACAAGCAATCTATTTTGCACAACCACAGAATTGCTGAAGAGCAATGTGGAAAATTTAGGGAAGGGAAACTGAAGAAGATCAGAGTGCCCAAAGACTGTGAAGCAAGATGTCAGTGTAAAGAGCCTGCAGCACTATTTTCAGACCCAGTTTTGCTTCATGCTGAACCTACATCAATATCAGGTGACACAGATAGCAGTGCACCTAAAGGGAGCACTTCTGAAGGCTTCCCTGTGCCTTCTTTGACATCAGCTCACTTTTGTCCAGGACAATTGGAAGATCTGGAAGATGCTCTTAGGAGTCCTCACCTTCCTCCAGATTACCTGACTGAAAACAGAAAAGTCTACAGCAGTTATGACATATATGGTGAGGCTTCTGATGGCAGCAAGGAGAAACTTAACAATATCACTGATcgcaaagaaaatcaaattctcAACCCTCATGGATATAATGTCTACAAGAATGGCTATGTCAACTTCCAAGAAAGAAGAGGGTGCATTTGTTGCTGCCACCTTCACAACATGCAAGATAAATTCCAACTCGGTCATGGAAATGCTGAAGAGCAATGTGGaaaaatgatagaagggaagCAGAAGATTGGAGTGTCCAAAGACCATGAAGTAAGATGTCATTGGAAAGAGCCTGTGGCACTCTTTTCAGGCTCTGTTTTCCATGATGCTGAACCCAGGTCAATGTCAGGTGACTCAGAGAGAAATGAACCTAAAGGGACTTGTGCTGGGCCTTCTTTGTCATCTGCCCACTTTCACCCTGGACAATTGGAAGATTTGGAAGAGGCCTTTAAGTGTCTTGACCTCCCTTCTGGCTACCAGACTGATGACAGTAGAGTCCACAGCAGTGATGATATGGATGATGGTGCTTCAGATGGCAGCAAAGGCGACCTTGTCAATAGGGATCATAATGACAATCCAAACTCTCATTCTCATGCCAGTGATGTCTACAGCAAGGGATATGTCAAACTCCCAGAAAGAATACCTACTAGTTGCTACCACCTTTACGACACGCCAACTAATTTTCAGCATATCCACAGAAAAGCCGTAACAAGAAATGGAAAGGGtgtagaagggaagaaaaaaaagaagaagaagaagaagaag